The nucleotide window AAGTTGGTGCTGGTATTCTTCCTTCAGACGACGCGAAGCTTCCCTCATTTCCACTGTTTTCCGTTCGTATTCTTCGGCGAGCAGCTGTTCGTTGCGTTGCAAGTTCGTTTCCATCTGACTTACTTGCTTCTCTCGTTCGTCGAGTTCAGTTAGCGTCtgcaaaaatatgaaaacacaGTTGTTTCCGTTCACTAAAATTCGCAAGCTTGAAAAAATTTAGGTATTTTGCATGTAAGTCTATAAATTAAAGTTACCCGCTTTTTTACCATAACAGAAAATATATACATCTATATAAAAACGTGTTTCTTTCAAGTTTATCTTTTTGTGGATAATtccaaaaaattagaaaaattaagTCAGTGTTCAAGTTTGCGTTTGTTAAAGTCGTGAAAATTCGCGAGAACGCAGTTAAGAAATGTTGTAAATCATCTGCACTTCAGTGCAGACATTTGTGTTTGATTGCTCACCTACAAAATTCATATAGATTTGACACGGTTTTAAAGAGTCCTGCTAATAGCAAAGTTTATTGGTTGCATGGTTCTACTCTTTCTTAGTTCGCCCAAAAAACATCGCGACCAAGACACAGCGAACCGTAATCATAAAATTCAATCTTATGTCTGACATAGTCTTAATGAAGCAAATGGGGACAGGAAGAGAACGAACAAATATGATACCATGAAGTGATAAAAAATGTTCATTCataaccaaaagaaaaaaaaatgcgtgggttgcatattttttttgcgaaattcgatatattttacaaaaaggTTCTCTCGCATTAATAATAGGTTGGTTAAAGCTGAGTTTACACTGCGTTTTATGaacaaaacaattaaataaaCTAGGAAATTATCTCACATAAAATAAGCTTTCACTGAGATTAATTTTGCGAATCAAAAAGAATGCtttatttaatttcgcgaataaacaagcaaattcgcgaaatttgcgAAAATCTACGGCTGCGATAACTTCGAAATTCCGTTGACACAACATCAGGGTTTCGCACCACCAGCGATTAATAGTTCGTTCTCCACCGTTGTCTACTAGGCGGAAAGAAGGTTCACGAAACTGAACTTTGTTTTGTGCATTGGAGAAAATTTAATTCCGAATTAATAGTAAATTTCACtaaaaagttgcattttccaaataaaaaaatagtcatTCATTTAGTGCGGATGTTAAACCACTTCATAATAGGGGCgttaattaattttgtttattgaataaaaaaattaaacaaaatagaTAAGAAACGAACAAGGCGTTTCAGAAGAAAGTTCAAAACAGACTCACgcgttttaattttgtttcaaGCACGTTGTATTCGTCGACTTTCTTTTTAAGAATCATTTCCCGCTCCGTGTCTCGGATTTTCCACTCTTCAGCCAGCTTCATCATGCGTTCCTTTTCTTTATTTGCAAGCTGTTGAACAAAGACGAAAAATGACTGTCTAAAGAAACTGACAGTGCGTCTAAGGGAAGGAAATTGAACATACTTGAGATCGAAAATATTCCTCCTGTTGCTCCCGCCACAATTCCAATGCCATGGCAACCTGGTATTCTTGCGTCGTTCTAGGTGCGTCCACAACGTCGACGCTTGAGATTGGTGCAGTTGTTACATCGCTATTCGTAATGgactaaaaaaaggaaaacaaaagcTAGATCCAAACTGTGGTATTACAGTCGTTGTAACGAAACCTTTTGACTTCTTAGGACACTGTATTTGTTGAGAATTCAAAGGTAAGTTTTAAGAAAATTTCTCAATGATTTTACTCAATGCATATGTTTCAGGGTTAGCAtagaaaaaaatagttaaaatcgatttttttccaAGGAATTCATTTCATGAATTGTAAGACTTTCCCAGGtctttgataattttttctAGGATTATCAATAATAATTTCTATTGGTTTAGGCCAAATCACAGCAGTGCAATTTTAAGACCAAATTCTTCAAAATAGAGATTTCCACCAAGTAAGCCTAATTTCATAAACCGCAAACCATAAGCAgaaattttgaaactgttttgtGCAGAAGACTTCTTTATTTCTCGTCTTAAAACTAGTTTATAGAATAGACGTACAAATGTAGAGTTAGTCTTAACCACAGTTAACTAACAGCTGGACAAGCGTGGTAATTTCCCCCCTACGGATTTTTGAATTGGAAAACACGAAAATTAGCTACGAGCGACATATGAACCGCACAGTATTTTTTTGTACGTGACTGTTGGTCGATACGGTGATTACAAAACAAACGTTACCTGTTCGTGAGTGGCAATCAATTTGTGCATGATTTCACCTCTGTCTTCAAACCCCAACACAACGTGAGCAGTTCCAATTTTTTCACCAGGACTAAATATGAAtacaaaagtcaatttttagctCCTTTTTAGCACGCCGCAAGACACTGTAAACAGGGGGGGGGGATCTTACCACCATCCTTTACAATGGCTATTTGCGAATATTGAAATTCACTAGCTGTTTTTCTGCAGGGATTTATACCTGAACTTTTCTCTGTTTATTGGATTTGAGTACTTCATTTATCCCATATGGCAATTAAGTTGTCATTTTCTGTGTCTTAGTAAAACAAATAGATccttaaattttcttaaaagaaGCCGACATAATGCAAAATTTGGAGGCGCACAATGGGCTTCggcttttaaatgaagcttttCATTTGTTCAattacttttaaatgaagctcttcaTTTGTTCACttacttttaaatgaagttcttcatttgtttacttacttttaaatgaagttcttcatttgtttacttacttttaaatgaagttcttCATTTGTTCActtacttttaaatgaagctcttcaTTTGTTCActtacttttaaatgaagctcttcatttgtttacttacttttaaatgaagttcttcatttgtttacttacttttaaatgaagttcttCATTTGTTCACTTTACTTTTAAATTAAGTTCTTCATTTGTTCActtacttttaaatgaagctcttcaTTTGTTTACCTACTTCTAAATATAGCTTTTCATTTGTTTACCTACTTTTAAATATAGCTTTTTATTTGTTCACTtagtttaaataaagctctttatttgtttacttacttttaaatgaagttcttCATTTGTTCActtacttttaaatgaagctcttcatttgtttacttacttttaaatgaagttcttCATTTGTTCAAttacttttaaatgaagttcttTATTTGTTCAattacttttaaatgaagctcttcaTTTGTTTACTTACTTTTTAATGAAGTTCTTCATTTGTTCACtttacttttaaatgaagctcttcatttgtttacttacttttaaatgaagttcttcatttgtttacttacttttaaatgaagttcttCATTTGTTCACtttacttttaaatgaagctattCATTTGTTTACCTACTTTTAAATATAGCTTTTCATTTGTTTACCTACTTTTAAATTTAGCTTTTCATTTGTTCACTTAGTTTAAACAAAGCTCTTTTTGTTTACTTACTTTTGGGCGGAGACGATCGGGAGTCTTACACTTTTCACAAGTGCTCCAGTTTCACTCTAAAAACAATTCCAAAGTTTATAAACTCATTCATTCGTTTGTTCATTCGTTCTGATCCATTCAAAAACATAGTATTACCTTATTATCAGGTTGAAAAACATGAGACAAATTAACTTGTGCCACACCGAGAAGCTCATCTTTCGCATTCCCATCTTTGTGCCAAACTTCAACAATAAGAGGCACCCTTAAATTGAAGGGTTAAACGTAGTGTTTCCACAACATTTTGAAAATCCTGACTTAGCACAGCAATTCCTTTTAAACTAACATTTGAGAAAAACAATTTCAACAAAACACACCTTGATAATGTGGACTGAAGAATACGATTGGTTGATGCAAATTCGAATTTGCAGAATGATTGTGGTAGAAGCACTTCAGCATTTTTCTGTATCAATACAGGAGGATTTGTAATGACAGGGGATgaacttccaaagaatggaTACGTGTATCTAAATGAGATATATAGAAAGAAGTTTCATGATGATGAAAGTGATGATGCTAGAGGGCGGATTTTACTGATCTAAATAATCATTTTGATTAGTTTAGAATCATTTGGTcgaatttttatattgttaTATATAGTCATTATGGGTGTTTAAGACCggataaatttataattttaaattttaagaataaaCAGTATCATCACTGTTAAAATTTCTTCCATTCAAGCACAATGTTGATAAACAAGACTTGAATATACCGGAGTGTACCAACCTGCAAACACAGTTGATTAAGTGTGGAATGTTCCGGTTAAAAATACTTCTAATGTCAATAGAGAACAAATAATGATGCTCCTTCTCCTTTGCTGGCTTACTCAATCGCGGCTAGAATATAAACAAAACAGAACAGAGGTAAACAGACAATCTGTATTATGACTTGAAACATATCCTTGCGTCCACTACTATGCCTATGGCTGGAGCGAGCATATTTCAAGTGCATTTTCGGTTATCTCTTCGTCGGTATAGGGGTAAATAAGGAAAAGTTAGTCAAACAGAGAAGGGAGATATAGAGGTTTTACTTTTAGCAGTATGTTGTCCTTAACCGTTTTATATAGTACTTGCCTCAATCAATAAAAGCTTTTGTTTTCCATGTTTAACGTAAATCGCTCACTGTTTATTAATACACacttaaattaagaaaaagaaaactacCATTGTACCTGTTCACGTTCTTTTGTGTCAGTTGGAGGTGTGGTTGATTTTGGACGGGGATTTCGATTTAATGGCGGTGACGGTAATTTTTGTGTCACAGGTTCTTTTACCGGTGTGATGTTCTaataaaaaatatcagaaataaTTAAAGTACAGTAGCGAATAGTCGAGTCAAAATCATAACACAAAGAGTATTAAAATTTTCCAGGAAAGATAAAGGTAAATCAACAATTCAACAAATTTATAACAATTTATCACCTGTTTGGGAGCAACTATAGGACTCACATCTACCACAGCAGTTTGATCCTCTCTTCTTAGTACTATAGAAACGCCAACCATTGCATCACTGAAAGAGGCCTTTGTTGACGCCAACGGAAACAAACCTTCTACTTTGCTGGGGGTCTTCACAAGATTGTTGGCGAGAAGAGGTTGAAGAGAAACGACAGCTTGCGCGAGTGTATTTTCAGAACTGCACAGATAAACCTAGCCATAGAAAAAAAACACCAGTTTTTTAATAAgtattaaaaagtaaacaaaggtGATATGCTTTAATGGAAAAGACACAATTGTGTTGCATAGTCGAAATATAAAGCTAATATAAATGAAGAACAAATATTAATCATCATATCACATATTCATTTGAGATGATATGAAAAAGTAATACGATTGTTTGCACATTTTTAAGGTTGTATAACACTATCATTTTACCTCAAGCACTTTCCTTTTTCTTAAGTATGCTGCAAGCCTCTGTCCTGTTGTGTATATGCGCACAGAAGCTCGTTCTGTCGCCATTGCAGGATGCATCAAGTCGTGGAAAGTTTCGTTCGTCACATCATTATCAAAGAgcgaataataaaaataaaacccaTCCTCAGAACTGATTCTGGCGTCTGATGGTATGACCTAAAAAACAAGATTTGAGGTTTCAGAAATAACTTGAAATACCTCTATCATATGTTAGAGAAACAACAGGAACAGTCACTATTACATCAAGAAGGTAAATTTCATTTAGTGATTTCAAGACGGGTATAAGTGAAAAACTTGACTGATGCAACATGGTTATATGCGTATACTTTCAATAATTATATATAGTCGTTTTAATTCAGTCTTAATGGGAAATTTGTCAAAATTTCCAACTACACTGTTTAACTGTTTTAGAAACTTTCATGACTCACCTGTATCAAATTTTTTGCTCCACCAATAGAAACAGACATAACAAAAATTTCACAATCAGAACTTTCAGGACCTATCAAATAATAGCCTTGGTCATTGTCCAAAACCACATCAATATTATTGTTTTCGTCCAGTTTTGGGACCTGATTCTTATTCTTTTTCACAGGTATTCCCTTatctaaaaattaaatgaaataaTTATTATATAATGATATCATATTCTAAGTGAATAAATTTGATCTTCAACAGGAGTGATGTGCctgactttatttaaaaaagccaCTTTTAACTTTAAGGCTATTATATAGGTTTTATAGTTGTTTCTTAGGTCCAGGGAAGGGGATATCACCTAACAGGAAATGATATAAAATTAACCATGCACATAGcccttgataaaaaaattgaaaattcattttgtcattatttttaattcattAATTTTTAGCTAATATATAAGTTAGAACATATTATATAACTTTGCAGGTTGTTTGACGATAAAACTgtgaataaaaacaataaaagtcaCATCAGATACGCAAATACCATGTTATGTACATAAGATATAATTACagaatcaaaattgaaaatttaatttttcggtACAATCTAACTTCCAGAATAAATTTTTTAGCCAAATATTAACAACAGAAAAAGGCATCAAAATTTAACACTTACTCTACttcaaaaattataacaaaaagaTTTGGCAAAAGAAATTTCGAGGGGTTAAAAAGGTAAATAAATATAGTGGCTATAGTTCTATTGAAATTACATATTAGACACTGAGTCAAAATTTTATATTACTCcttaacttaattttgttacagtctagattttttttaaaatattaaacatgAGTGTATATAAGATGTCTAAATAAGAACTTGATTCTCGTCTTTAAAAACAAGTGACATTGAAATATTAAGAACTCACCTTTATTCTCCTCTTCGATTCTAATTTGATCAGCTTCCACAGATAAGATAATCTTGATTTCTGGTTTCAAATGTTGATATTTGGAGCTCAACAAAGAAACCCATGAAGCCTTCTAAAGATAAAGGAGACAGTCATGCTTTTTTCCAAAACTAAGCCTAAATTCAAATGAACCCATTGGAAAATCCAGGGAAGGCCACTACCCACAGCTAACGGTCTCTGTTATGATTAAATTAAGGGGTCTGTTTTTATAAATtcgaaataaatacaaaaatgcaCAATCTTAAGTTGCTGTTGATATGCCCATTCACAAATGAGCAGATGTTTgtatgaatagggttaaaacagaTTGGAAAATCGCCCATCTTGAGAAAGACTCAACATGCTGTTGCGGATGGGAGGGAAGGGATACAGCTTAAATGACTTCAATACAGATCCCTATATCGACCAGTTGTTTAATGGAAAAGTCCAGTGTTTAGCTGCTGGTGCACATTGATTTTCACAAAAATGCAAAAAGGTTGCTAAAGCAAAAAGTATTGAGATTTGACTGTGATAACACTATCAGACTTGGAATCAGAAAAGGAGAACAAGGATTAATTTGgtactaatttttttatattgttttctctttaaattctctttaaaaattttgacaaaaatatgactttttctTAGGTCTAATCCCATATGTtttcaatgaaattattttttcaattctaTTCAATGTTacatttaatttttagaaatattgatCTGAAAATTTCACACATGACTTATTTAGTATTTCTTTATTGCAAATAAATTAACATATACCAACCTTAGCACCATTTTGTTGGGCTGTTCTTAAATCCAATATAAAATACCCAAgactttctttttttgttgacgtcatcTCTACAGCATATAcctaaataatatattttgcaacatgcaaaatttttaatcaggaatcaaaaaataaacaacacaatttttttaaaatttacttttcCTTTGTTTGTgtcaaaatgtttacaaaatatcTTGCAGGTTGGCGATTTTATTTATTGACTgacttcttttttaatcttcagGGTTGCCACTCAAATTTGGGAAGGCATTTTAATAGAACTTTCCCTTTTTTGAgaagtattttcataaaaatttcataaaaatttaaaaatttgaggaCCTTATCTTCTGAATAAATTGAGAAGATTTTAAAGGTGTTGCAGTGAGTAAAATTATTGTTGTACAAATGCAGCATTTCtatgcattttgaaaataaaaacgtaTATGACAAGTTGTAAAACTGAAATGAagcatttaaagaaaaaaagttggtaaaaaatctatttttagaaGAGATTAAAGGGGTTTTGTGGATTGACACCAAAACCGTTAAAAATTAATGCTAACAAAAGCAGAAAACAGGTAAACAACCTTACCTGAACTTTAATTGGTGTTCTTTGTAAACGATGTTGATGCAAAGACTTTTTATTCATCTCCCATGCAAGTTCAGTGTTAAAATGTGGTTTGTCAATATGTTTGACAACATCAGTAGTTAGAACCTCACCATTGAAGTTGGCTTCAATTATCAACTGATGATGAGGTCTTTTAGGAAATCTTCTACCTGTAAtacaagaaataaacaaaatgtttcTGAGTGTTAAAGAACTATCAAAATACCAGCTTTTAAGTAATaagaacatatatatatatatactttttttatattgtattatCTAGTCTAGATGATCTAGTACTAAAACACAATGAACATTGAGTGCAAGAAAAAGAAGGAATCTTGTGCAAAGACTGTATCAGCCACTAAAATTCATGCTTGCACATGCATCTAACAAACCTATTGCCCATATGATAAGAAGtccataaaattttaaaaacatatttgtaatatttgtttgttgtttgttattttttttaaaaaaaaaattatgtcataAAAGGTTTATGTAATAAATTATGGTTTTTGAGAAATTGCTGACATGAATCT belongs to Hydractinia symbiolongicarpus strain clone_291-10 chromosome 1, HSymV2.1, whole genome shotgun sequence and includes:
- the LOC130647565 gene encoding centrosomal protein of 120 kDa-like, whose amino-acid sequence is MADHILLVLGISEGRRFPKRPHHQLIIEANFNGEVLTTDVVKHIDKPHFNTELAWEMNKKSLHQHRLQRTPIKVQVYAVEMTSTKKESLGYFILDLRTAQQNGAKKASWVSLLSSKYQHLKPEIKIILSVEADQIRIEEENKDKGIPVKKNKNQVPKLDENNNIDVVLDNDQGYYLIGPESSDCEIFVMSVSIGGAKNLIQVIPSDARISSEDGFYFYYSLFDNDVTNETFHDLMHPAMATERASVRIYTTGQRLAAYLRKRKVLEVYLCSSENTLAQAVVSLQPLLANNLVKTPSKVEGLFPLASTKASFSDAMVGVSIVLRREDQTAVVDVSPIVAPKQNITPVKEPVTQKLPSPPLNRNPRPKSTTPPTDTKEREQPRLSKPAKEKEHHYLFSIDIRSIFNRNIPHLINCVCRYTYPFFGSSSPVITNPPVLIQKNAEVLLPQSFCKFEFASTNRILQSTLSRVPLIVEVWHKDGNAKDELLGVAQVNLSHVFQPDNKSETGALVKSVRLPIVSAQNPGEKIGTAHVVLGFEDRGEIMHKLIATHEQSITNSDVTTAPISSVDVVDAPRTTQEYQVAMALELWREQQEEYFRSQLANKEKERMMKLAEEWKIRDTEREMILKKKVDEYNVLETKLKRTLTELDEREKQVSQMETNLQRNEQLLAEEYERKTVEMREASRRLKEEYQHQLHLERLKYTDLEERFRKGEQQLKLLEEKVKGRENEIYSLKESLLNRPEVKLQSDMNLMLVEKVELERKIESITKSKIHYKQQWGRALRELARMKVNEQEAAQTRLKKQQQELEHMKLRYLAAEEREVMKNEKEELDDVKEEINQRLQQLQAAMTTAQHQTQNPREIENTENLFSKNRISKLIEERDTLLQTGVYTINDRVIEEIEKEIQNLIDKDK